The genomic segment TCGGCTCTCAACACCTGAGTCCGGCGGATGCGAGGAAGTTTTTAACAAACTATTGACCAACGGTCAAAGCCGGCACCTTCTTGAACAGAAGACGTAATCTTTGACGCCTGTCAAGAAATCTGTTTTAGTATAAAAAAGAGAGTAATCGGGCAAGATCACTCTCTCATTCAGTTATCTAAGTAGCGGTTAGAAGCTATTTAGAAGCAACTTTTTCTTCGATATTCTCAGTAGCCTGTTGAGCATCTTGGCGGATCTGTTCAGGCTGCTGTTCTTCAGAGAGGACTTGCGCGCTAAGCCAACTGCTAATGAAGGTGTCAACGGAGAATAAGCCACCCCCATTAATGAGGAAGAAGAGGAAGCAGCTGGCATAAATGGATGAGAGTTCTAAATAGGGAATACTGAAACCGGCAACTAAGATATGGTGATACATGGCGATTGCCATTGTCCCAACTAAACCCAGTGCAGCCGGGCGCGTCAGTAACCCTAAGGCAACCAAGGGGGCCCCGATCAATTCAGTGTAGGCAGCAACATAACTGAAGAAGATCGGAAAAGGTAGTCCAATCACTTCTACGTAAGCCGTTGCAAAGCTTTCAAT from the Cyanobacteria bacterium GSL.Bin1 genome contains:
- a CDS encoding DoxX family membrane protein, with amino-acid sequence MRSNFSANYWSQSVWAILRVVVGVMMIHNGLDKLSDIESFATAYVEVIGLPFPIFFSYVAAYTELIGAPLVALGLLTRPAALGLVGTMAIAMYHHILVAGFSIPYLELSSIYASCFLFFLINGGGLFSVDTFISSWLSAQVLSEEQQPEQIRQDAQQATENIEEKVASK